gacatgggaggggagagcaggggagagaggagacatgctggacatggatggatggaggggttggcggggagagaggagaaatgcacttggatggaggagaggggagagagaattatttctttatatggatacaggggagggaagagagaggagaaatgctggacatggatggagcggaggaaagaaaaaaagaagatgcacatggatggagatgagggaaaggaaagagaggagaaaaactgcacttggatggagaaaataggcaaaagctggatccatgttgtacctcctccagtcaattccgcagaggaggatccagcttttacttatggatgtagggcaagaaatgaagaagaggaaaggaaagaaataaatggagttaagagaacagatagagagcagcagaatcagaggctgggaccaatatggatagaaaaacaaagtcaccagacaacaaaggtagaaaaaatcattttattttcattttagtgtttacatctgttgtcttattttgcactgggtatactggagctgtagcagcttacagaaattatttataatgaaaaaaatcatgatatttttttctcctatactagtatattttcaatgatgtctgtttatatgcaccatggctgctataaggggtgtggccaatgtgggtgtggctatcataaggggtggagccatatgtggtgactccgcccacaatgagtactggcacctttttttctacaaaaaaagcactgatcttATTTAAATTTACATGGAATATTAATGCTTTTTCCCCCTCAGGTGCCAAGCGAGTGCTGGAGCTTGACAAGTACaaagggaagaaggggagagctTATTTTAATGAGAACATTGGCCACAGCAAGGACTTCTCTCTGGGTCATGCTCTCTGGATCTGTGCCAATCTGTTCAGTGATGTCAAGCTGAGAATGAGCCACAAACGCATCATGCTGTTCACCAATGATGATCATCCTCATGTGGGCGACAGCACCAAAATCAATCTGGCATTCACTAAAGCCAGTGACCTTAGGGAGACAGGTCAGTAGCATAATAGCTAGTAGCATAATACCTTCAGCTGAAAGGTTGCTTAGCAGGCTGCCTCCCTTATTCCATGATGTTATTGAGATACAGTATTGCTTCAGCCTCTACTAGTGTAAGATAGAAATGAGAGTAAAAATGGATAATTACTTCTTAGCTCGTTCAGATAAGAGATTGCCCAGTAAGGCTGGAACAAGGCAGCTGTGCAAGTATATGGACCAGGTGGGCCTGATTTTTAATGTCTGGCACTGTCTACATCCAAGGAAACCAGGCTTTACCTGCTATTTGGCTGCCCATAAAACCTATGCTAAAATTGTTTGTTGGCTTGTTTTGTACACTCTGACTTGGTATGATGTGAGCACCATTTTACTTTAAGATCAATG
Above is a window of Microcaecilia unicolor unplaced genomic scaffold, aMicUni1.1, whole genome shotgun sequence DNA encoding:
- the LOC115458655 gene encoding X-ray repair cross-complementing protein 6-like is translated as MLPTPALDISLICGRKLSQNDILLSPLYTAAQLCIRSVYTSKIINSERDLLGVVFFGTDKHKNSVNFEHVYVLHELDTPGAKRVLELDKYKGKKGRAYFNENIGHSKDFSLGHALWICANLFSDVKLRMSHKRIMLFTNDDHPHVGDSTKINLAFTKASDLRET